The Pantanalinema sp. genomic sequence AGTGGATCCGCCAGTCCCCCCGCGCCCGCCAGGCCAAGAGCAAGGCCCGCATCCAGAACTACGAGGCCCTGGTCGCCGAGCAGAGCTCAGACCGGGTCGAGGGCCTGGAGATCCACATCCCCGCGGCCAAGCGCCTCGGCAACGTGGTCGTCGAGGCCAAGGGCCTGACCAAGGCCTACGGCGACAAGCTCCTCTTCGACAACCTCGACTTCGAGCTGCCCCCCGGCGGCATCGTGGGCGTCATCGGGGCCAACGGCGCCGGCAAGACCACCCTCATGCGCATGATCGTCGGCCAGGACCAGCCCGACACCGGCTCCCTTCGCGTCGGCGAGACGGTCGAGCTGGGCTACGTCGACCAGAGCCGCGACTCCCTGGATGCCGAGAAGAGCATCTGGGAGGAGATCTCGGGCGGCGAGGAGAAGCTCAAGGTCGGCACCCGCGAGGTCGCCTCGCGCGCCTACGTGGCGAGCTTCAACTTCAAGGGCTCCGACCAGCAGAAGAAGGTCGGCGTGCTCTCGGGCGGCGAGCGCAACCGCGTCCACATGGCCAAGCTGCTGCGCCGCGGCGCCAACGTCCTGCTGCTGGACGAGCCGACCAACGACCTGGACGTCAACACCCTGCGCGCCCTGGAAGAAGCGCTCCTGAACTTCGCCGGCTGCGCCGTGGTCGTCAGCCACGACCGCTGGTTCCTGGACCGCATCGCCACCCACATCCTCGCCTTCGAGGGCGACAGCCAGGTGGTCTTCTTCGCGGGCAACTACGAGGAGTACGAGGCGGACAAGAAGCGCCGCCTCGGCGCCGACGCCGCCCAGCCCAAGCGCATCAAGTACAAGCCCCTGGTCCGCTCGTAACCGGGCGTTTCGAAGCGCAGGCGGAGTTTCGGCTCCGCCTGCGTTTGCTTTTCCGTTCGAAACGAGCGACAATTGGAAGCTAAAGTTTTGTGACGGCATCATAGGAGACGGAGCGCATGTCGAACCATCCCCTCACCTTCCTCTGCGTCATGGCCGCCACCAAGGGCCTGTACGCCGAGCCCTTCCTCAGGCAAGCCAAGGAGCTGGGCTGCCGCATCCTGGTCCTGACCAACGCCAAGGCCCTCGGCTACGACTGGCCGCGCGACCTCATCGACGAGCTCTACGCCGTCAAGGACATCTTCGATCCCGTCGACGTCCGCAACACCGTCAGCTACGTCGCGCGCCACGAGCAGATCGACCGCATCGTGGGCCTGGGCGAGTACGACATCGAGATCGCCTCGGCGCTGCGCGAGCACCTGCGCCTGCCCGGCATGGGCCTCAGCACCTCCCACTACTTCCGCGACAAGCTCGCCATGCGCAAGCGCGCCCGGTTCCTGGGCATCCCCGTGCCGGAGTTCGTCCACGTCCTCAACTACCAGGCCGTCGGCGAGTTCATGCAGCGCGTGCAGGGTCCCTGGGTCCTCAAGCCCCGCACCGGGGCCTCGTCGCTCGGCATCAAGAAGATCGACGACCCCGAGACCCTCTGGCGCCTCCTCGACACCATGGGCGACCAGCAGTCGAACCACCTGCTCGAGCAGTTCCTGCCGGGCGAGGTCTTCCACGTGGACTCGATCGTCGATGGGCGCCAGGTCCTGTTCGCGGTCGCCCACCGCTACGGCACCCCCATCCTCGAGCTTCACACCGTGGGCGGGGTCTACACCACCCGCGGCCTCGAGCGCGGCACCCCCGACGAGGTGGCCCTCCAGGCGATCAACCGCCAGGTCATCGAGGGGCTCGGCCTGCACGAGGGCGTCACGCACATCGAGTACATCAAGAGCGCGGCGGACGGTCGCTTCTACTTCCTCGAGGCCAGCGCCCGGGTCGGCGCCGGCATGATCGAGGACATGGTCGAAGCCGCGAGCGGCCTGAACCTCTGGAAGGAGTGGGCCAAGATCGAGGTCGCCCAGCACCGGGAGCCCTACCGCATGCCCGAGCCCAGGCAGGGCTACGCCGGGGTGGCCATCTGCATGACCACCATCGAGCACCCCAACGTCTCCAGCTACGCCGCCCCCGGCGTCCGGCCCCTCGAGCCCAAGCCCTATCACGCGGGCGTCCTCGTCCAATCCGACGACCCCCGCGAGGTCGAGGCCAAGGTCGCCCAGTACGCCCGGCGCCTCACGCAGGACTTCCTCGCCCCCGCCCACGCCTAGCCCAATCTCGCCCCCCCTCTTCTCCCCGCCCCCCGGTGGGGCGGGGCTGGGGGTGGGGGGATCTCAATAAGTTCCTTAATATGCCTGAAGCCCTTCTCGACAACCGCATCCTCACCTGGACCAGCGACGCCCCCGCCGGCTTCGCCTTCCGAGGCTACGCCCTCAAGGCCGACGACGGCACGATCGCCTGGATCGACCCGCCCGACCCCGGCGAGCACGAGGCCGAGCTCGTCGCCTTCGGCCGTCCCCAGCACATCCTGGTCACCTTCCGCGACCACGATCGCGCCGTGGACAGGCTCGCCGCGCGCTACGGCGCCAAGGTCTGGATCCCCAAGGGCAAGGGGGGCGACATCAAGCGAGTGGATGTCGAGTACGACGAGAAAACCGCGCTGCCCGCCGGTCTCAAGGCCCTCTCCCTGCCGGCGGTCGGCTACGGCGAGCATGCCCTCCACGGCACCGTGGGGGGCCACCGCTTCGCCTTCATCGGCGACGCCGTCATGAACATGGACTACGACCGGCTGCCCTGGATCATCCGGGGGCTCTTTCTCGGGCGCAAAAAAGGCCGCCTGCAGTACAAGAAGCACTACCGGGGCGGCAACACCCGCGAGGCCCTCAAGCAGGTCCGCGGGCTCCTGGCGCTGGAGCTCGACGCGCTGCTCTGCTCCCACGGCGACCCCATCGAATCGGGCGCCGCCGCCGTGCTCAAGGAGAGCATCGAAAGCTGGGGATAAAATGAAGGGGGGCCAGGCTGAGCCTGGCCCCCTTCATTCAAGCAAGCTACTGCGCCGAAACGACGCTCAGGGCCGGGTCCACGTCCACCCGCAGCATGTGCTCGATGGCGCGCAGGGTCCCCGAGATGGAGCTGGGGCAGGTCCCGCAGGCGCCCTGGTAGCGGATGGTCAGGACGTAGTTCTCGTAACCCACGATCTCGAGGCCGCCGCCGTCGCCCGCGAGCGCCGGCCGAACGCGGGTGTCCATGACCTCCTCGATCTTGCGAAGCATCGCATCCTCGGGGGAGGTCGGCGCCGCGACCTGCACGGGGGCCGCCGCTTCCGGAGCGTAGGCCTCGATGGCGCCCTTGACCTGCTCGGCCAGAGGCCCCCACTCGGCCTCGGGGTCCTTGGTCACGGTCACGAAGGTCGGCATGAAGAACACCGCCTTGATCTCGGGCATCCGGAACAGGGACTTCGCCAGCGAATGGCCCTCGGCCTCGCTCGCGCTCTCGAACGATCGCGACCCCATCTCGATCACCTTGCCGTCGAGCGTCATCTTCACGGCGTTGGGGTTGGGGGTCGGCTCTATCTTCATGACTTTCATGGTCGGTCTCCTTCCAAGCGAAGCCTCCATTATATCAGTCGGCACCTGCTCGCGTGGTAAACTGGGGGGCTGCCACGAACGACCGAAAAAGGAGGCGCGCGCATGTCATCGCTTCGAATCCTCATCACCGGCGGAGCGGGCTTCGTCGGCTCTCACTCCGCCGAGCGGCTCGTCCGGGCGGGCCACGAGGTGGTGGTCTTCGACAACCTCTCGACCGGCAAGCGCGAGAACCTCTCGGGCCTCGAGGTCCCGCTCATCGAAGGGGACGTGCGCGACCACGAGGCGGTGAGCCGCGTCCTGTCCGGCGGCTTCGACGCGGTACTCCACCTGGCCGCGGTCGTGTCGGTGCCCCTCTCGGTGGCGGATCCCCTCGGCAGCCATGAGACCAACGCCGGGGGCACGCTGCACGTGCTGGAGGCCTGCCGCCGCCACGGGGTGAACAAGGTCGTGTACGCGAGCTCGGCCGCGGTCTACGGCGACCAGGCGCCGCCGCTGAGCGAGACGCAGCCCTGCGAGGCGCTCTCGCCCTACGCCGCTCAGAAGTACGCCAACGAGATAGACGCCGGCGTGTACGCCAGGCTCTTCGGGATCCAGACCATCGGGCTGCGCTACTTCAACATCTTCGGCCCCCGCCAGGACCCCAAGTCGCCTTACTCGGGCGTGCTCTCGATCTTCATCGACGCCCTCAAGGGCGGCCAGGCCCCGACCATCTTCGGGGACGGCTCGCAGACCCGCGACTTCGTCTACGTGGGCGACATCGCCCAGGCCAACCAGCGCGCCCTCGAGGCGCCTTCGAGCCTCTCGGGCGAGGTCTTCAACGTGGGGACCGGCATCCGGACGAGCGTGCTCGAGGCCTACGAGGCGATCGCGAGGGCCATGGGCCTCGACCTTTCGCCTCGCTTCGGGCCGCCCCGCGAGGGCGACATCCAGCACTCGGGCGCGAACATCGAGAAGATCACCCGCCTGCTCTCCTACCGCCCCGAGATGCCCTTCAACGAGGGCATCCGCCACACGGTCGAATCACTGACGCGAGCAGTTGAAAAACCCATCCACTTAGGATGAGAGGCAGTTGGACACGGGGTTCACGGTAGATTGGCTGCTTGCCGGCGTGTTTGGCGGCGAGACCTGGATGGCCCGCCTCCGCTCCGAGAACGCGCGCTTGGGGGGCCGTGCCACCTCCGAGGCCAAGCGAAGCGCCGCCCGCGAGAACGGCAAAAAGGGCGGCCGGCCGAAGAAAGCCGCCCCCTAGACTTTGAAAGGCCGCTTGCGATGCAAGCGGCCTTTCTTGATTTTACGCGACCACGGTCGGGACGAAGGTGTCGCCCAACTTCTCGAAGCCGCTCATCCCGTGCAAGACGTTGTAACGCTTGAAGATCGCCTCAGTTGCCCGGCGTCAAGATTGAGTATTGTCACCATACTCAATGAGTACTATTATCATACTCAAATAGAACCTTGAAGATACTCACTGAAGGGGGGATCTGTGAGCCTATCCGCTCAGACGATTGAAACCCTGCTGGAAGCGCTAAGCGAGCAACTCGCCGCAGCAGATGCCTGCCCCGTCGACCTCGTGGTTTGCGGGGGCACCGCGATGAACTTCCTCGGTTTCGCCGCGCGCCCCACCAAGGACGTCGACGTCGTCGCGCTCTTGAACCTGCCCGGCAAGGGAGAGCCAGAGTTCCTCATGGCCAAGCCCCTGCCCGCATATGTGCTGAAGGCCAGCGCTCTGGTCGCGAAGGATTTCGGCATCTCGCCGGACTGGCTCAACGATGGACCGGCCGATCTCTTGCGCTGGGGGCTGCCCGAGGGCGCTGAGTCTCGCCTGATAGAGCGACGGTTCGGAGCATGTCTGACCGTCCATTTCCTGGCGAGACCGGATCTCATCTGTCTTAAGCTTTACGCCTACGCAGATAGCCAGGCGCCTCGACACCGCCAAGATCTCCTCGCCCTCGAGCCGACCCACGAAGAACTGGAAACGGCCGCCAACTGGGTCAGAACCCACGACGATTCAGACGCCTTCCTGATCGATATTCGCGGTGCCCTCGCTACCCTCGGAGCCCCTGATGTCGCTGCACGCATCGGCTAAGGCGTTCCGAGAGGAGGTCCTTTCGTTCATCTGGCGGCAGTGGGGCCAGATGGGGCTCTCCGCGCCCTTCGCACACGAAGACGTCTGGTGCCAGGATCCGGAGGCCCTCCTGGTATTCAGCCTCGAAGCCGCTCGCCGGGATCCTCGGATGTTCGACGAAATCCTCGACTGGCTCACCGCCAATGGCCGCAGCTTGCTGCGTCAGCGCGTCGAGAACCTGCTCGCGCGCGATCCGGATGCCCCCCGCCCCGTCATCGAAGCGGCGCTCGCGCGCACCTTGCCAGCTATTTCGAGGCGATCGCGCGAGACGCAAAGCACGCTGGACAGCACCGGGCCGACGCCCCTGTTCGAAGGGGAGCTGACCGAAGCGGCCGCCTTCGGCGAGAGCGAGCCGATCTTCTTGCGCTTCGGGCTCGTCCGTCCGCCCTTTCGCCGCAGCCGCAAGAGTCGCGAACTCGATCTGCTTGCCCCTTTCAACATGCCGTTCCGGCTTCGTGCGATTTTCGGACCGGGCAGCCGCTCGGAGGCGATACGATACCTGCTGTTGCGCGGGGATCAGGGCGGGACCACGGTTGAAATCGCCGAGGCGATCGCATTGAGCCGCCCCAATGTGCAGCAAGCGCTTGAAGGTCTGAGCGCTGCCGGGATCTGCATCAAGCACCCCCGAAACAAAAAGGAGCTCATGTGGAGACTGGATGTGGAAAGATGGCAGACCTGGCTCGAACTCGATGAATCACGGATTCCTCGCTGGATCGACTGGCCTGCCGCGTTCGCGGGGCTGGCCACGATCTGGCGCTGGATCCACGCGCCGCAGCGCGAGAGCGAATCCCCTTATATCCGCTCGTCGAGAGCACGACAGCTAATGGAACAGGCGGCTCCGCTCATCGCCAACGCTGGGATAAAGTGGCACCCTGCAGATCCGCAACGTTATCCGGGCGAAGGCTACCTGCCCGCCTTCGAACACGATCTCGCCACGCTGGGCACGGCCTTGAACCCAAGAACTTAAAGCGCGAGCGGCCCCTGGAAATCCAGGGGCCGCTCGCGCCGAAGTCGAAAAAGGCTACGCGACCACGGTCGGGACGAAGGTGTCGCCCAGCTTCTCGAAGCCGCTCATCTTGCGCAGGACGTTGTAGCGCTTGAGGATCTCCTCGTGGGTCACGGAGCGCAGCCTGTCGCAGCTGAACTCCTCGACGTTGTACGACGCCATGACGCTGCCCAGGATGATGGCGCGGCGCAGGTTCTCGTTCGAGAGGTCGTCGGTGTAGGCCAGGTACCCGAGGAAGCCGCCCGCGAAGCTGTCGCCGGCGCCGGTGGGGTCCGAGACCTCCTCGATGGGGTAGGTGGGCGAGATGAAGATGTGGCCGTTGTCCTGGACGAGCATGGCGCCATCCTCGCCCTTCTTGATGATGACGGCCTTGGGGCCGAGCTCGAGGACGCGCTTGGCAGCCTTGAGGAGGTTGTTGGTCTCGCAGAGCTGGCGAGCCTCGCCCTCGTTGAGCAGGGCGATGTCGACCCGCTTGAGGGTCTCGACCAGCGCCGCGCGCTTGCTTGTGATCCAGAAGTTCATGGTGTCGCACACCACGAGCTTGGGGCGCTCCATCTGGTCGAGCACCAGGCTCTGGAGCTCGGGGTCGATGTTGCCCAAAAAGAGGTACTCGCTCTGCGCGTAGTTCTGGGGGAGCTTGGGCTGGAAGTCGGCGAAGACGTTGAGGTCCGTCATGAGGGTGTGGGCCGTGTTGAGGTCCTCGTCGTAGAAGCCCTTCCAGCGGAAGGTCTTGCCCTCGACCCGCTGCAGGCCCTCGACGTTGACGCGGCGGCTGCGGAAGAGCTCGACGTGCTCCTCGGGGAAGTCGGTGCCGACGACGCCCACGAGGTTGACGGGCGAGAAGAAGCTCGCCGACATGGAGGCGTGGGTGGCGGAACCGCCGAGCGCCTCGATCACTTCTCCACGGGGGGTCCGGACGGAATCCAGCGCGACCGATCCGACGATGGTGATGTTACTCATTTAGCCCTTCTCTAACTCCCGTAAGCGGCATGGACAGGCAAACTTGGACATTATAGCAGATCTCAAAAGCAGCATGTCCCCCCATTCAGGGGGGACAGCAGGGGGGTGATCGCAATCGCTCCGAGCCCTACTCGGCCAGGTAAGCCTCCAGGCCGCGCCGGATCGTCTCCATGTGGCGCTCCGCCCCGCTCATCTCGGGCTCGTAGTGAAGGCCCAGCTGGCGAGCGTCACCCGGCTTTCCCAGCGCGACGCGCACGATGGCCAGGCGTTGCCCCATGGGGGGATACGCGCTCCAGAGCTCGGCGCTCACCGCGTCGGGCGCGCTCGTGATGTTGCGGTAAACGCCCTCTGCGGGCGCGTTACCCCCGAGGAAAAATCCCTTGACCCGCTCCTGGGTCAGTTCCCCAGGGCGAGCGACCTGCATGTCCTGGATGCTCGCCTTCTCTTGAAGGTGCGCGCATCCCCCGAGCGCGAGCATCGCGCAAACCACCAAAAACCGCATCATGAGCCGATCCCCCTACGGGCAAGAAGGCGAGTCCCTGCATTCAGGATAGATCAGGTCGGCACTCGATCGATGCGTTCCGCGGAAAGCCTCACGAAACATTTACTTCATTAGTAACTAACAAAATTAGCTTCATGGCGAAGGGAAGCAGGGGTAACTCAGAGCGACCAGGAGAGGACTCCGGAGTACGCCCAGTCGTCAGGCCACAGCTTCGCGGCCTGCAGGGTGAGCCATCCGACCGGGCGCCAGCTCACCCCGGCGTTCCATTCTTGGCTGTCGTGCTCGATCCTGAGGTTGAGGCCGCCACCGACCTCCCAGTCGGCCCCGCCGAACACGCCCTTGATGAAGCGCGGGCTGTCCCCGTAGCCCAGGTGCAGGGACACGGGCCCGAGCGGCTGGGTGGCGACCCCGTAGAAGGTATTCAGGCCGTAGTCGGTCTTGCCGATGCTACCCCGGGCCAGGAAGTTGGCCCCGAGGGGATCCTGGGCGCCCACGGCCACCCGAGGCCAGCTCGCGGGCAGCGGCAGTTGGTACTTCACGTTCCACATCCGGTGAAAGCCGTAGGCCACCCCCGGCGCATCCCCCGGGTACCAGCCCACCACCTGGAGCTGGTCGAGCGTCATCTCGAGGCCCGGCAGCAGGGCCAAGGCGGCGAAGTAATGCCGGTTGGTCTTGGGCTGGTAGAGGTAGCCCCGTGGCCCTCCGATCCAGCTGAAGCCGAGCGCGAACTCGCCCTCCTCGAGGGTCAGGGCCGTCGGCGTCTTGATGAGGCCGGTCCCCCCGCCCAGGTTGAGCGACGCCGCGTCGACGGGCCCGCCCGCGGCGAGCAGTCCCAGACACATCAAACAAGCACCACATACGCGCATCGCATCACCCTACATCGCAGGAGC encodes the following:
- a CDS encoding NAD-dependent epimerase/dehydratase family protein, which codes for MSSLRILITGGAGFVGSHSAERLVRAGHEVVVFDNLSTGKRENLSGLEVPLIEGDVRDHEAVSRVLSGGFDAVLHLAAVVSVPLSVADPLGSHETNAGGTLHVLEACRRHGVNKVVYASSAAVYGDQAPPLSETQPCEALSPYAAQKYANEIDAGVYARLFGIQTIGLRYFNIFGPRQDPKSPYSGVLSIFIDALKGGQAPTIFGDGSQTRDFVYVGDIAQANQRALEAPSSLSGEVFNVGTGIRTSVLEAYEAIARAMGLDLSPRFGPPREGDIQHSGANIEKITRLLSYRPEMPFNEGIRHTVESLTRAVEKPIHLG
- a CDS encoding YjbH domain-containing protein; translation: MCLGLLAAGGPVDAASLNLGGGTGLIKTPTALTLEEGEFALGFSWIGGPRGYLYQPKTNRHYFAALALLPGLEMTLDQLQVVGWYPGDAPGVAYGFHRMWNVKYQLPLPASWPRVAVGAQDPLGANFLARGSIGKTDYGLNTFYGVATQPLGPVSLHLGYGDSPRFIKGVFGGADWEVGGGLNLRIEHDSQEWNAGVSWRPVGWLTLQAAKLWPDDWAYSGVLSWSL
- a CDS encoding NifU family protein, coding for MKVMKIEPTPNPNAVKMTLDGKVIEMGSRSFESASEAEGHSLAKSLFRMPEIKAVFFMPTFVTVTKDPEAEWGPLAEQVKGAIEAYAPEAAAPVQVAAPTSPEDAMLRKIEEVMDTRVRPALAGDGGGLEIVGYENYVLTIRYQGACGTCPSSISGTLRAIEHMLRVDVDPALSVVSAQ
- the ettA gene encoding energy-dependent translational throttle protein EttA — encoded protein: MAAYQYVYTMYRLTKVVPPNNREVLKDITLSFLPGAKIGVLGMNGAGKSTLMRIMAGVDTNFQGEARLADGATVGYLSQEPDLDPTKTVRENVEDGMARARDLLKRFEELSANYSDETADEFARVQDEIDAIDAWSLDNQIEVAMEALRVPDGDADVTKLSGGERRRVALCRLLLSAPDLLLLDEPTNHLDAESVAWLEQHLAEYKGTVVAVTHDRYFLDNVAGWILELDRGAGIPWEGNYSSWLEQKERRLALEEKQESARRKNLERELEWIRQSPRARQAKSKARIQNYEALVAEQSSDRVEGLEIHIPAAKRLGNVVVEAKGLTKAYGDKLLFDNLDFELPPGGIVGVIGANGAGKTTLMRMIVGQDQPDTGSLRVGETVELGYVDQSRDSLDAEKSIWEEISGGEEKLKVGTREVASRAYVASFNFKGSDQQKKVGVLSGGERNRVHMAKLLRRGANVLLLDEPTNDLDVNTLRALEEALLNFAGCAVVVSHDRWFLDRIATHILAFEGDSQVVFFAGNYEEYEADKKRRLGADAAQPKRIKYKPLVRS
- a CDS encoding PfkB family carbohydrate kinase — its product is MSNITIVGSVALDSVRTPRGEVIEALGGSATHASMSASFFSPVNLVGVVGTDFPEEHVELFRSRRVNVEGLQRVEGKTFRWKGFYDEDLNTAHTLMTDLNVFADFQPKLPQNYAQSEYLFLGNIDPELQSLVLDQMERPKLVVCDTMNFWITSKRAALVETLKRVDIALLNEGEARQLCETNNLLKAAKRVLELGPKAVIIKKGEDGAMLVQDNGHIFISPTYPIEEVSDPTGAGDSFAGGFLGYLAYTDDLSNENLRRAIILGSVMASYNVEEFSCDRLRSVTHEEILKRYNVLRKMSGFEKLGDTFVPTVVA
- a CDS encoding ATP-grasp domain-containing protein, translating into MSNHPLTFLCVMAATKGLYAEPFLRQAKELGCRILVLTNAKALGYDWPRDLIDELYAVKDIFDPVDVRNTVSYVARHEQIDRIVGLGEYDIEIASALREHLRLPGMGLSTSHYFRDKLAMRKRARFLGIPVPEFVHVLNYQAVGEFMQRVQGPWVLKPRTGASSLGIKKIDDPETLWRLLDTMGDQQSNHLLEQFLPGEVFHVDSIVDGRQVLFAVAHRYGTPILELHTVGGVYTTRGLERGTPDEVALQAINRQVIEGLGLHEGVTHIEYIKSAADGRFYFLEASARVGAGMIEDMVEAASGLNLWKEWAKIEVAQHREPYRMPEPRQGYAGVAICMTTIEHPNVSSYAAPGVRPLEPKPYHAGVLVQSDDPREVEAKVAQYARRLTQDFLAPAHA